The following are encoded together in the Robertmurraya sp. FSL R5-0851 genome:
- a CDS encoding nitric oxide synthase oxygenase: MNEDLLQKAEEFLNLCYLELEKDSVTLLARVEEVKSSIRKTGTYEHTYEELSHGAKMAWRNSNKCIGRLFWESLIVKDYRHLHEADEIIHALFEHIKFATNNGHIRPTISIFKQETKEHSVRIWNHQLVRYAGYDSQHGLIGDPHSIPFTKVCEELGWEGKHTNYDLLPLVVQVNNEKPNWCTIPPSLVLEVNLSHPEYEWFEELGLKWYGVPMIADMLLEIGGIHYTAAPFNGWYMGTEIGARNLADEDRYNVLPIVADYMKLDMSRNNSLWKDRALLEVNRAVLYSYKKAGVSIVDHHTAAAQFKLFEEKEKEKRRKLTGNWTWLIPPVSPALTHIFHQQYDNSTQLPNYFYQVAPYEKK, from the coding sequence TTGAATGAAGATTTACTCCAAAAAGCAGAAGAGTTTCTCAATCTTTGCTATTTAGAACTAGAAAAAGATTCTGTTACCTTGTTAGCAAGAGTGGAAGAAGTAAAAAGTTCGATTCGTAAGACGGGAACATATGAACATACATATGAAGAACTTTCTCATGGGGCAAAGATGGCATGGAGAAATAGTAATAAATGTATAGGACGTTTGTTTTGGGAATCTTTGATTGTTAAAGATTATCGACATTTACATGAAGCAGATGAGATCATTCATGCACTTTTCGAACATATCAAATTTGCGACAAACAATGGTCATATTAGACCTACTATATCTATTTTTAAACAAGAGACAAAGGAACATTCTGTTCGGATTTGGAACCACCAGCTTGTACGATATGCTGGATATGATTCACAGCACGGATTGATTGGAGATCCTCATTCTATTCCATTTACAAAGGTGTGTGAAGAGCTTGGGTGGGAGGGGAAGCATACAAATTATGACCTTTTACCTCTAGTGGTTCAAGTAAATAATGAAAAACCAAATTGGTGTACTATTCCTCCGAGCCTCGTTCTTGAGGTCAATCTTTCACATCCGGAATATGAGTGGTTTGAAGAACTAGGATTAAAATGGTATGGTGTACCGATGATCGCTGACATGCTTCTTGAAATTGGTGGAATTCATTACACGGCTGCCCCATTTAATGGTTGGTATATGGGAACGGAAATAGGGGCTAGAAATTTAGCGGATGAAGACAGATATAATGTGTTGCCTATAGTTGCTGATTATATGAAATTGGATATGTCTAGAAATAATAGTCTTTGGAAGGATCGAGCGCTACTTGAAGTAAACCGAGCGGTGCTATATTCCTATAAAAAAGCTGGAGTTAGTATTGTTGACCATCACACCGCAGCGGCTCAGTTTAAGTTGTTTGAAGAAAAAGAGAAAGAAAAAAGACGAAAATTAACAGGCAATTGGACTTGGTTAATACCCCCTGTTTCTCCCGCATTAACCCATATTTTTCACCAACAATATGACAACAGCACTCAATTGCCAAATTATTTTTATCAAGTAGCTCCTTATGAAAAGAAATAG
- a CDS encoding alanyl-tRNA editing protein, whose amino-acid sequence MTNKLYYENVYQSTFVATVTKSEEDYIVLSETAFYPTGGGQPCDTGTINGKIVSNVEEVNGEIRHYINDSIPVGSKVEGIIDWERRFDHMQQHAGQHILTAAFVELYGYETTSFHLGSEKVTIDLNVENISSQELEKVEQLTNQIILEQRKIETVWVSKEEVNQYPLRKTLSVEENIRLVIIPEFDYNGCGGTHPQNTGEVQALSILGTERQKKKTRIEFVCGHRVRKQIHDKTTVISKLTSLLHAPQNELETNAIRLIDRNKTLEKEIKSLQDTIFQYEALELLKDTIKVGNHRVVQTTFKDKGLQELQTIARYVLANDPEVNVLFVSEINGKLQFVCQREQAAINMKYLAQSILPVINGKGGGNEKKAQGGGEAKTITSDALLTMLLHQLK is encoded by the coding sequence ATGACAAACAAATTATATTATGAAAATGTGTATCAATCCACTTTTGTAGCAACTGTTACGAAAAGTGAAGAAGATTATATTGTTCTAAGTGAGACTGCCTTTTATCCTACTGGTGGAGGACAGCCATGCGATACGGGAACGATTAACGGAAAAATAGTTTCGAATGTGGAAGAAGTAAATGGGGAAATTCGTCATTATATAAATGATTCCATTCCTGTTGGTTCGAAAGTAGAGGGAATTATCGATTGGGAAAGAAGATTTGATCATATGCAGCAGCATGCAGGACAGCATATACTCACAGCCGCATTTGTAGAATTATACGGTTATGAGACAACTAGTTTTCATCTTGGGTCAGAAAAAGTCACAATCGATCTCAATGTAGAGAATATCTCTTCTCAAGAGTTGGAAAAAGTCGAGCAATTAACAAATCAGATCATTCTTGAACAAAGAAAAATTGAGACAGTATGGGTTTCAAAAGAGGAAGTAAATCAATATCCTCTACGGAAAACACTTTCAGTTGAAGAAAATATTCGCTTGGTGATCATTCCTGAATTTGATTATAACGGTTGTGGAGGTACACATCCACAAAATACAGGTGAAGTTCAAGCCCTATCTATCTTGGGTACTGAGCGGCAAAAGAAAAAGACAAGAATTGAGTTTGTTTGTGGACACCGTGTTCGAAAGCAAATACATGATAAAACAACTGTTATCTCAAAGTTAACAAGTCTCTTACACGCTCCTCAAAATGAACTAGAGACTAATGCTATTCGACTTATTGATAGAAATAAAACACTTGAAAAAGAAATTAAGTCTTTACAGGATACCATTTTTCAATATGAAGCTCTGGAGTTATTAAAAGATACAATAAAAGTAGGAAACCATAGAGTCGTTCAAACTACATTTAAAGATAAGGGCCTCCAAGAACTACAAACCATTGCCCGATATGTGTTGGCTAACGATCCTGAAGTCAATGTACTTTTCGTTTCAGAAATTAATGGGAAACTACAATTTGTTTGCCAAAGAGAACAGGCCGCTATAAATATGAAATACCTTGCTCAATCAATATTACCAGTGATCAATGGAAAGGGTGGAGGAAATGAAAAAAAGGCACAAGGAGGTGGAGAGGCTAAAACGATAACTTCTGATGCTCTACTTACAATGCTTTTGCACCAATTAAAGTAA
- a CDS encoding ABC transporter permease subunit: MIGLIQNEMIKIFEKRASWIYIAILVVAMVIGGFIYQRVNGEVDENWRENLEAQNAQYKQEIEQIPADQDPTWLKDQIKQNERFLEENINPTAKTNWHFMNDVVIGVTTLVTLFSVIVASAIVAAEFSDGTIKQLLIRPHKRWKILLSKYVAVIINALILMAALFISGFIVGILFFGFGDFHTPFFEYTLDGQKEAVLGTQFLLKTVYFLPSLLMITTISFMLSTLFKSQAVAVGIGIFVLFVSSTLGGLIIMLAEEYTWAKFLIFPHLDLTVFAFQDKILQNITLAGSLSILSVYYIVFMIATFVYFQKRDVSI; encoded by the coding sequence GTGATCGGACTTATTCAAAATGAAATGATAAAAATCTTTGAGAAACGGGCAAGTTGGATTTATATTGCTATACTAGTAGTTGCGATGGTGATTGGTGGATTTATTTATCAAAGAGTAAATGGAGAAGTAGATGAAAACTGGCGTGAAAATTTAGAAGCACAGAATGCTCAGTATAAACAAGAAATCGAGCAAATTCCTGCCGACCAAGATCCCACATGGCTAAAAGACCAAATCAAACAAAATGAAAGATTTCTCGAAGAAAACATAAATCCAACTGCAAAAACCAATTGGCATTTTATGAACGATGTAGTTATAGGTGTAACAACACTGGTGACCTTGTTTTCTGTGATTGTTGCTAGTGCGATTGTCGCTGCTGAGTTTTCAGATGGCACCATTAAACAGCTATTAATAAGGCCGCATAAAAGATGGAAAATCTTATTGTCAAAGTATGTGGCAGTAATAATTAACGCATTGATTTTAATGGCAGCATTATTTATCTCAGGTTTCATTGTAGGAATATTATTTTTTGGGTTTGGAGATTTTCATACACCATTTTTCGAATATACCTTAGACGGGCAAAAAGAGGCCGTACTTGGTACACAGTTTCTCTTAAAAACAGTCTATTTTCTTCCTAGCTTGCTTATGATTACTACAATCTCCTTTATGCTATCCACTCTCTTTAAAAGTCAGGCTGTAGCAGTAGGCATAGGAATTTTTGTTCTATTTGTCTCATCTACATTAGGAGGGCTTATTATCATGCTAGCTGAGGAGTATACGTGGGCAAAGTTTCTTATTTTTCCTCATCTGGACTTAACTGTGTTTGCCTTCCAAGATAAGATTTTGCAAAATATTACCTTAGCTGGTTCCCTATCAATTCTTTCAGTATATTATATTGTGTTTATGATTGCGACGTTTGTTTATTTTCAAAAACGTGATGTGAGTATATAA
- a CDS encoding ABC transporter ATP-binding protein, whose protein sequence is MTQYALEVNNLTKKIGKKLIVENVTFQIEKGEIFGLLGPNGAGKTTIIRMIVHLINRTEGKVVINGHDLDQSFKDAMGEIGAIVENPEFYKYMSGMKNLKHYMRMATREVSTERLDEVIRLVGLEQAIHQKVRTYSLGMRQRLGVAQALLHSPSILILDEPTNGLDPQGIREFRDYLRLLVNQGISVLVSSHLLSEMELMCDRFAIIEKGKLTHISRMNESNNMSHQTKQQVMFEVNNTEQAFNLLVNQNLGEERKVERGYLYASMDRETVARANQLFVSNDLQVYEISYIKTSLEDRFLEITNKEKKEESM, encoded by the coding sequence ATGACTCAATATGCTCTAGAAGTTAACAACCTTACAAAGAAAATAGGGAAAAAACTGATTGTTGAAAACGTAACTTTCCAAATTGAAAAAGGGGAAATCTTTGGTTTACTTGGTCCAAACGGAGCTGGAAAAACAACGATCATTCGAATGATCGTTCACTTAATTAATCGTACAGAAGGAAAAGTAGTCATAAATGGACATGATCTAGATCAATCATTTAAAGATGCAATGGGTGAAATAGGGGCCATTGTAGAAAATCCAGAATTCTATAAATATATGAGTGGAATGAAAAACCTAAAGCATTATATGAGAATGGCTACTAGAGAGGTTTCAACTGAAAGGCTTGATGAGGTAATTCGCTTGGTCGGTCTTGAACAAGCGATCCACCAGAAAGTAAGAACATATTCCCTTGGAATGAGACAAAGACTCGGAGTTGCTCAGGCTTTATTACATAGTCCAAGCATCCTCATTCTTGATGAACCGACAAACGGACTTGATCCACAAGGTATAAGGGAATTTCGTGATTATTTAAGATTATTAGTGAATCAAGGGATATCTGTATTGGTCTCTTCCCACTTGCTTTCAGAAATGGAACTGATGTGTGATCGTTTTGCGATAATAGAAAAAGGCAAATTAACACATATATCCCGAATGAATGAATCTAATAATATGAGCCATCAAACAAAACAACAGGTAATGTTTGAGGTAAACAACACAGAACAAGCCTTTAATTTATTAGTAAATCAAAATTTGGGTGAAGAAAGAAAGGTAGAGAGAGGATATTTATATGCATCTATGGATCGGGAGACAGTTGCTAGGGCAAATCAGTTGTTTGTCTCCAACGACTTACAAGTGTATGAAATTTCTTATATAAAAACATCACTTGAAGATCGCTTCCTTGAGATTACAAATAAAGAAAAGAAGGAGGAATCGATGTGA
- a CDS encoding TrkH family potassium uptake protein, whose protein sequence is MKISSKIFMEKLSSVQIIVLFYIIAVGISTLLLLIPVALKPGEELSFVDALFTAASAVSVTGLSTITIAEKFSTTGMFILTFILQFGGIGIMTLGTFIWLVMGKKIGLRERKLIMTDQNQSTLSGLVQLMRQILFLIILIEIIGSLVLGAYLLRYYPDWPEALLHGFFMSVSATTNGGFDITGKSLHPYAGDYFVQLVNIILIVLGAIGFPVLIEVRHFLFRKEDTLFRFSLFTKITSTTFILLVVIGTILIILFEYNAFFAGKSWHESFFYAFFQSVSSRSGGLSTMNVNEFTTPTLLILCILMFIGASPSSVGGGIRTTSLAIMMLSIFSYAKGKDTIKVFKKEILQEDILKSYIVITTAIMICSAAVITIAVLEPSIGLMPILFEVCSAFGTTGLSMGITSELSVASKLVIILVMFIGRIGIFSFLFIIRGNPVKEKFHYPKERIIIG, encoded by the coding sequence ATGAAAATTAGTTCGAAAATCTTTATGGAAAAGCTTTCATCTGTTCAAATTATTGTGTTGTTTTATATCATTGCGGTAGGTATTTCTACTCTTCTTTTACTAATCCCTGTTGCACTAAAACCAGGTGAAGAGCTCTCTTTTGTTGATGCTTTATTTACTGCGGCAAGTGCGGTAAGTGTCACTGGATTATCAACAATAACTATTGCAGAGAAGTTTAGTACTACAGGTATGTTTATATTAACTTTCATCCTCCAATTTGGTGGAATTGGGATTATGACTCTGGGAACATTCATTTGGTTGGTAATGGGAAAAAAAATTGGACTCAGAGAAAGAAAATTAATCATGACAGACCAAAATCAATCGACCTTATCAGGACTTGTACAGCTTATGAGACAGATACTTTTCCTTATTATATTAATTGAAATTATCGGTTCATTGGTTTTAGGTGCTTATTTACTGCGTTACTACCCTGACTGGCCTGAAGCATTATTACACGGATTTTTTATGAGTGTTAGTGCAACAACCAATGGCGGCTTTGATATTACCGGTAAATCCCTTCATCCTTATGCAGGTGATTACTTTGTTCAACTAGTCAATATCATTTTAATTGTGTTAGGGGCTATAGGATTTCCTGTATTAATTGAAGTTAGGCATTTCTTATTTAGGAAAGAAGATACCCTTTTCCGTTTCAGCTTATTTACGAAAATAACATCAACCACTTTTATACTATTAGTAGTGATTGGAACCATACTCATCATCCTTTTTGAATATAACGCATTTTTTGCAGGGAAATCTTGGCATGAATCTTTCTTCTATGCGTTCTTCCAATCCGTATCGTCTCGTAGTGGTGGACTATCAACAATGAACGTGAATGAATTCACTACACCAACGTTACTCATTTTATGTATACTTATGTTTATTGGAGCATCCCCAAGCAGTGTTGGGGGAGGAATACGAACCACTTCATTAGCAATTATGATGCTTAGTATCTTCAGCTATGCCAAGGGAAAAGATACAATTAAAGTATTTAAAAAAGAAATACTGCAGGAAGACATTCTTAAATCCTATATTGTAATAACAACAGCTATAATGATTTGTTCAGCAGCTGTGATCACCATTGCCGTGCTAGAACCATCGATAGGTCTTATGCCAATCCTTTTTGAAGTCTGTTCTGCATTTGGAACCACTGGATTATCTATGGGGATTACTTCCGAATTAAGTGTCGCAAGTAAGCTAGTCATAATTTTGGTCATGTTTATTGGCCGTATAGGTATCTTCTCTTTCCTATTTATCATTCGTGGAAACCCAGTTAAAGAAAAGTTTCATTATCCTAAAGAACGAATTATTATTGGTTAG
- a CDS encoding aspartate kinase, with protein MKVAKFGGSSLANGEQLQKVFQIVIADPSRKVIVVSAPGKRKSDDIKVTDLLIHCAEQGLNGEDTSATLEEIIDRYDSIVKELNLSSDITEEIRNTLHSLLSADKSNPDHYMEALKAAGEDNNAKLVAKFFQSKGVQAKYINPKEAGLFVTDETGNAQVLQESYDNLYKLREEDGILIFPGFFGYTKAGNVVTFSRSGSDITGSILANGIKADLYENFTDVDAVYSVNPNLVQDPKEIKELTYREMRELSYAGFSVFHDEALIPAFRAGIPVQVKNTNNPLSPGTLIVHQRSVQNGPVTGIASDKGFCSIYVGKYLMNREIGFGSRLLRILEEHGMSYEHTPSGIDDISVILRQDQMDYETEQRIVNLILTELHADEVKVEHDLALIMIVGEGMRQNVGTTAKAAKALADAGVNIEMINQGSSEVSMMFGVKEADEKHAVKALYNEFFVGVPV; from the coding sequence ATGAAGGTAGCAAAATTCGGAGGATCATCTTTAGCAAATGGAGAGCAGTTACAAAAAGTATTTCAAATCGTCATAGCTGATCCTAGTCGAAAGGTAATTGTTGTATCAGCACCAGGAAAGAGAAAATCAGATGATATCAAAGTGACAGATTTGTTGATCCATTGCGCTGAGCAAGGATTGAATGGTGAAGATACAAGTGCTACATTAGAGGAAATAATCGATCGCTACGATAGTATTGTTAAGGAACTTAATCTCTCATCAGATATTACAGAAGAGATTAGAAATACTTTACACTCTTTATTATCCGCAGATAAATCCAATCCAGACCACTATATGGAGGCTCTTAAAGCGGCTGGTGAAGACAATAATGCAAAATTAGTTGCGAAGTTCTTTCAATCAAAAGGAGTGCAGGCAAAATACATCAATCCAAAGGAAGCTGGATTGTTTGTTACTGATGAGACAGGAAATGCACAAGTATTACAGGAATCTTATGACAATCTATATAAACTACGAGAAGAAGATGGGATTTTGATCTTCCCTGGGTTTTTCGGATATACAAAGGCGGGAAATGTTGTAACTTTTTCAAGAAGTGGTTCCGATATTACAGGCTCGATCTTAGCGAATGGAATAAAAGCAGATCTGTATGAAAATTTCACGGACGTAGATGCTGTTTATTCCGTAAATCCAAATCTGGTTCAAGACCCAAAAGAAATAAAAGAACTTACTTACCGTGAAATGAGAGAACTTTCTTACGCTGGATTTTCTGTATTTCACGATGAAGCATTAATTCCAGCTTTTAGGGCAGGAATTCCAGTACAGGTAAAAAACACGAATAACCCGCTATCACCAGGGACTTTAATTGTTCATCAGCGTAGTGTTCAAAATGGTCCTGTAACAGGAATTGCAAGTGATAAAGGGTTCTGTAGTATTTATGTTGGAAAATATTTAATGAACAGAGAAATCGGTTTTGGAAGTAGATTATTAAGAATATTAGAAGAACATGGAATGTCCTACGAGCATACTCCGTCAGGAATTGATGATATTTCTGTTATTTTACGTCAGGATCAAATGGATTACGAAACAGAACAACGTATTGTAAACCTAATTCTCACTGAATTGCATGCAGATGAAGTGAAGGTTGAGCACGATTTGGCTTTAATCATGATTGTTGGTGAAGGCATGAGACAAAATGTTGGAACAACAGCAAAAGCTGCGAAGGCTCTTGCCGATGCTGGTGTGAATATTGAGATGATTAACCAAGGTTCATCTGAAGTAAGTATGATGTTTGGTGTCAAAGAAGCGGATGAAAAGCATGCTGTAAAAGCACTTTATAATGAGTTCTTTGTCGGTGTTCCGGTATAA
- a CDS encoding YndM family protein yields MHTNFRIILFKFIACLIIFTIAFDLFFEAGVSEVLSFSILVTIVSYFIGDKIILPRVGNRAAVVIDFFTVYAIVWIFGNILLHSYEQIAWGSIIAATLIGISEVFVHLFILGRVSAATPMEEKRPLRPSQKLAFGTEFAEESDPRKKN; encoded by the coding sequence ATGCACACAAATTTTAGAATCATTCTTTTTAAGTTCATTGCTTGTTTGATTATATTTACTATTGCCTTTGACCTGTTCTTTGAAGCCGGGGTATCTGAAGTCTTGTCATTCAGCATTTTGGTAACCATAGTTTCCTATTTCATAGGAGATAAAATAATCTTACCGAGGGTTGGAAACCGAGCGGCTGTTGTTATCGATTTTTTCACTGTCTATGCGATTGTATGGATTTTTGGAAACATACTTTTACACAGCTATGAACAGATTGCATGGGGAAGTATTATAGCAGCAACATTGATTGGAATTTCTGAAGTGTTTGTACATTTATTTATTTTAGGTCGAGTAAGCGCAGCGACTCCTATGGAAGAAAAAAGACCTCTAAGACCGTCTCAGAAGCTAGCATTTGGGACAGAATTTGCTGAAGAGTCGGATCCTCGAAAGAAAAACTAA
- a CDS encoding RNA polymerase sigma factor — MNEQLSKEDMMTICYSHQKLLFHIAFGITRDYHLAQDVVQETYFKAFRKIDTVIDDAKLRSWLSSIASRTAIDFVRKEKRRNEVLETEITYQEVASHKNVEEEVSSLLLHNEITKAFGVLTANQQSVLHLKVVEGMKEKEIAETLHLNQNNVKTVLHRARKKLSMHLAEKNYA; from the coding sequence ATGAATGAGCAATTATCGAAGGAAGATATGATGACGATTTGCTATAGTCATCAAAAACTTCTATTTCATATCGCCTTCGGTATCACTAGAGATTACCATTTAGCACAGGACGTAGTACAAGAAACGTATTTCAAAGCATTTCGAAAAATAGATACCGTCATTGATGATGCGAAGCTCCGCTCATGGCTATCTTCCATTGCTTCGAGAACAGCGATTGATTTTGTGAGGAAAGAAAAAAGACGAAATGAAGTACTTGAAACGGAAATTACTTACCAAGAGGTCGCATCTCATAAAAATGTAGAAGAAGAGGTGAGTTCTTTGTTATTACATAATGAAATAACAAAAGCCTTTGGTGTACTGACTGCCAATCAACAATCTGTGCTTCATCTAAAGGTAGTTGAAGGGATGAAGGAAAAAGAAATTGCTGAAACATTACATCTTAATCAAAACAATGTCAAAACCGTGTTACACAGAGCTAGGAAAAAATTATCGATGCATTTAGCAGAAAAAAACTATGCATGA